In Solanum lycopersicum chromosome 3, SLM_r2.1, the genomic stretch AGAATGACATTCTTATTGACtgtgttgtgaaaagttttaattccgtactacttttcatacctatttaatgaatgatagctaagaggcttgtacaagacctcttagaggtcaacTACGCCATATAACTTTTAGGGGGTGCTTCCCGATTGTTATAGTTATACATTCAAAAGGTTGTTAGACTTTATGGAGTTCTAGTTTCCATTATATTGGATAGGGGTACGCAAGTTACTGCACAATTTTGGAAGTAATTcgaaaaaggtatgggttcaaTGGTGAACTTAAGTATTGCCTTTCATCCTTTGACAAATGGGAAAGTAGAGAACACTCTTCAGACTTTAGAAGATATGTTTAGGGCATATGCGATTATTTTCAAGGGTAAGGGAGATTATCACCTGCCTCTTGTTGAGTTCAGTTACAACAATTGTTACCACTTCAGCATTCAGATGACTCCTTATGAAGCTTTTTATGGGAGAATATGCAGAGCTCCTATtaaatggtttgaagttggtgaactAATGTATATAAGACCagatttagttcatcaagctacGAAGAAAGTtaaagtgattcaagagaggttgAAAACAACGTGGGTCGTCAGAAATCCTACAATGATATAAGGAGAagggatttagagtttgaaATTCATGATCTGGTctacttgaaaatttcacccgTGAAGGAttttatgaggtttggtaagaaggggaagcTTATTCCCGGTATATTGGCCCTTATAGGATATCCAAAGGAGTTGGTAATGTATCTTATGAGTTGGAGTTACCAAAAGAGTTAGCTGAggttcatccggtatttcacatctccatgttgaagaagtgcatggggAACCTGTCATTGATCATACCTACTATAGATATTGGGATCAGGGAAGCTAGTCTAATGAAGAGATTACTATTCGGATTCTAGATCGCCAAGTTCACAAGTTAAGGAAAAAAGAGGTAACATCAGTCAAAGTTCTTTGGAGGAACCGATTTGTCaaggaagctacttgggaatatgaggaagatatgaagaagagatatccacatcttttttaAACCAGAGAAATTCAAGACcaaggtactaattctcttTTTAGAACCCTTTCATTTATAAGTAAGCATGTTGTAATTGCATTGCTTGTTGGGTGTTTGAGCTGAATGTTACATGTTAGACCCTTAGACTATTAATATTGATCTCATTCAACGACAAATGTTCCCAagagggagatattgtaacatcatGTAAGTAGAAAAAGCTAAAACTAAAAAGGATGATTTTCGAAACAAtacaaaatctagaaatttggtttaagttaaatttagtttttttatcaaacttcaaacgaccataactctTAAATCAGGATGTGTAAGGTGTGTCTTCAGATATCACAAGAAATATCTTGGAAAAATCTTTCAAATGTTGCCCACTGTGCGCGATTCTAAGTTTGTATGAGTGATATATGCCCATTTAAAGTTAATttgttcaaataaggaaagtctAATAATTTTGGAAGAGAATTATGTTCTTTTCCATACCCCATGacttaatttccttttttggtAACTAATTGGGGTGTAAACTGATAGGATTTAGTTTACACTTTTACCATATTGATTTAGGGTtttagagaagagaaaaaaagaggtaTTAAGGGAAGAAGGAGACAGAATCGTCATGATCTTCAAAAATCGCTTGTGGATTCTATCAAGGGGTGAACATTACGAGGTATTTGATACTTTCATAGAATTAAGTTCTTTCACCCAGGCACTAAACATGTTTATTTCAGTGAAGTTTGTTCtagaaagttgaaagttgatCAATCTTGAATGGTGTTCTTGAAATTGGCCTTCATTCTTGGGTTAAGATAAGATCGAGTTCCTTGAAGTTAAAATGTTGTTTCATTTAgttgttttagtttcttttgTATACATACTTGTATCTGAATCTTAAGggaatttgagaaaaagaacAGAGTTTAGGTGAATTGGGGTTAGAAAACAAAGAAGGAACAAGACACGGACCTATTCCTTATGATTGACAAAATTGTCTTCACATCGCGGAGCTGCCACGGGCCGTTTTGcctcaaaatttatttcatgaCCAAATAATTAAATGCATCTCCGCATCCTGCACTAGTTCCAGATAATaatttcttgatattttctcatgtttaacCATCTAAAAACACTCTTAAACATCATGAGATCTTTCCTATCACAAATCacaatccttgaatccataattcaattcaagtaaGGTTAAGAATCAAGTCAAGAGAGGTTAAGAGTCAAGTTaagagaagttaagagtcaagtcaataGAACTTAAGAGTTGAGTCAAGAGAAGTTCATCGAGTCTTCCAAAattcttttacaaatgttttaaccTTATTTTAAGACTTGTATTTTgagttaagtaaagagtaaattttgaaaatcatttcattaaaagaGTATATCGAGATTATGTAATCTCAAAGAgttaaatgttttcacattcaAAGACGAAAGGAAACCTTGATTTCCAAATGAGACTTTGATCTagttttcacttaaaaagtaaatgttttcacaatTAATCAAGagaggaaactttgatttccaagagaagcctttgagctaagttttgagaaattatctcaaaccaccaaaataagtatgtttttaaacaaaagagttagtatcatatttttggagtagcattgagcactgatatgggGGAGAGTCCAGACAACTTCCAGCCCCCACAAACCattagccaccatgggtagaaaagagTCATACTTTCCATATGATTCCTTAG encodes the following:
- the LOC138347517 gene encoding uncharacterized protein, with the protein product MGSMVNLSIAFHPLTNGKVENTLQTLEDMFRAYAIIFKGKGDYHLPLVEFSYNNCYHFSIQMTPYEAFYGRICRAPIKWFEVGELMYIRPDLVHQATKKVKVIQERLKTTISKGVGNVSYELELPKELAEVHPVFHISMLKKCMGNLSLIIPTIDIGIREASLMKRLLFGF